The following are encoded together in the Novipirellula galeiformis genome:
- a CDS encoding mannonate dehydratase, which yields MVTPFDDENLARVAQLGVSAVAIRYPGLELRDLLETRERLSRHGLKIAAIEGELPIQNAILGTANRADDFNSMRQLLAIMGEAQVPICCYNFMPATDWARTDTKVQARGRALTTAFRSSDAQSAASLHSISRTDPIASLSSHEMWSNLYRFLEELLPTAEAAGVALAMHPDDPPLATFGKHARIMNRPEDFDRLLEFSASTSNGICFCQGNFAAMGVDIPATIRRWGKRIRYVHFRDVRGTSDDFIETFHDNGPTDMVAAMKAYRDIGFSGPIRPDHVPQLAGEEQGQPGYTMLGRYFAYGYIRALIQATELPSEQ from the coding sequence GTGGTAACTCCTTTTGATGACGAGAACCTGGCACGCGTTGCCCAGTTGGGTGTGAGCGCCGTCGCCATCCGCTATCCGGGATTAGAGCTCCGAGATCTGCTGGAAACCCGCGAGCGTTTAAGTCGCCATGGCCTAAAGATCGCTGCGATCGAGGGCGAACTGCCGATTCAAAATGCGATCTTAGGAACAGCGAACCGAGCAGATGATTTCAACAGCATGAGGCAATTGCTTGCCATCATGGGTGAAGCTCAGGTCCCCATCTGTTGCTACAATTTTATGCCAGCGACCGATTGGGCCCGGACCGACACGAAGGTTCAAGCACGGGGTCGGGCGCTCACAACGGCCTTTCGCAGTTCCGATGCACAATCGGCTGCTTCGCTGCATTCCATTTCTCGTACCGATCCGATAGCGTCCCTTTCCTCCCACGAGATGTGGAGCAACCTCTATCGATTTCTGGAAGAACTATTGCCTACAGCCGAAGCGGCGGGCGTCGCCTTGGCCATGCATCCTGATGATCCCCCGCTGGCCACCTTTGGGAAACATGCCCGCATCATGAATCGGCCCGAGGACTTTGACCGGCTATTGGAATTTTCGGCCTCGACTAGCAATGGAATCTGCTTTTGCCAAGGCAACTTCGCCGCGATGGGAGTCGACATCCCAGCCACAATTCGGCGGTGGGGAAAACGGATTCGTTATGTTCACTTTCGCGATGTACGAGGGACATCGGACGACTTCATCGAGACATTTCACGATAACGGCCCAACCGACATGGTGGCCGCGATGAAAGCCTACCGTGATATCGGATTCAGCGGACCGATACGTCCCGATCACGTTCCCCAGTTGGCCGGCGAAGAACAAGGCCAGCCAGGATATACGATGCTGGGCCGCTACTTTGCTTACGGCTATATCCGAGCGCTAATTCAGGCGACCGAGCTTCCTTCTGAACAATGA
- a CDS encoding SDR family NAD(P)-dependent oxidoreductase has translation MKLKDKTIIVTAAGRGIGKGCAVELAREGAILIVNDRPGSQDLTATVHELRDLGANVNGVEADVFTRAGCEHLLREAVKQSGPIYGLVGCPAFQKVSPFLDLHPDDFEKVIQGTLFSNFHMSQLVARQMLDEGVAGKLVFISSVLAQRPMAQKSAYCAAKAGLNQLARTIAVELASHRINVNVIEPGWIDTPGEREAFTPKFFEDETPKMPWGRLGTAQDIGRAATFLMSPDADYITGSILPVDGAFRFRDGRMLD, from the coding sequence ATGAAACTAAAAGATAAAACCATCATTGTCACGGCTGCGGGCCGAGGAATCGGAAAAGGGTGTGCCGTCGAGCTAGCGCGTGAAGGAGCTATTTTGATCGTCAATGATCGCCCCGGAAGCCAAGATTTGACGGCCACCGTTCATGAGCTTCGTGATCTGGGTGCCAATGTGAACGGTGTCGAAGCCGACGTCTTCACGCGTGCAGGCTGCGAGCACTTGCTTCGCGAAGCGGTAAAGCAATCAGGTCCGATTTATGGGCTCGTAGGCTGTCCCGCCTTTCAGAAAGTCTCTCCGTTTCTCGACCTGCATCCGGATGACTTTGAAAAAGTGATCCAGGGAACCCTGTTCAGCAATTTTCATATGAGCCAATTGGTGGCACGCCAAATGTTGGACGAAGGTGTTGCCGGCAAGCTTGTTTTTATCTCAAGCGTTCTCGCCCAACGGCCAATGGCTCAGAAGAGCGCCTACTGCGCAGCCAAGGCGGGCTTGAATCAATTGGCCAGAACCATCGCTGTCGAGCTGGCCAGTCATCGCATTAATGTCAACGTGATTGAGCCTGGCTGGATCGACACGCCTGGGGAACGAGAGGCATTCACGCCGAAGTTCTTCGAAGATGAAACGCCCAAGATGCCATGGGGAAGGCTGGGAACAGCTCAGGATATCGGTCGTGCGGCCACCTTCCTGATGTCGCCTGATGCCGACTATATCACGGGATCCATCTTGCCAGTCGACGGAGCGTTTCGTTTTCGCGATGGACGCATGCTCGACTAA
- a CDS encoding redoxin domain-containing protein translates to MLEKLGSAELVDQRRLTTARRLGNEVKPVLIPREQRANLTMISHSIWTFAACVAIALSMTADVTGQTSEIFARIDSHDFHPLNEDGSFTSDRVLAKHGVSDLANNDWKVRLLALRDLTRSLPQQLDAVILGLEHDDPHVRQIAAAALGIARQKAATKALQNVLNSDPLALVRSQAAMSLGQLESSESLEFLRQAFEQDQSRDVRHQCELAIDQIEKQLGATESQLSAFRALDESAFEQVQVGQPAPDFTLSDTDGTPWQLKHAGDGKWVVLIWIFADWCPVCHGEFNDLLSMKEEFEDANAVVATIECHDRYRCRLMVGKEKEADYWFSKSSFQDKYQRSIWWPHLSDLAGGIGAQYGVDPMSFAVHAEYVNRPSTIIIDPQGRVRLAYYGTFWGDRPSMHETLQMIKSEEFDFEHPRRLK, encoded by the coding sequence ATGCTGGAAAAATTGGGTTCGGCCGAACTCGTCGACCAACGAAGACTCACCACCGCCCGCAGACTCGGCAACGAAGTCAAGCCTGTCTTGATTCCGCGTGAGCAAAGGGCGAACCTAACAATGATTTCTCACTCGATTTGGACGTTCGCCGCTTGCGTCGCGATCGCATTGTCGATGACCGCCGATGTGACTGGCCAAACAAGCGAGATCTTCGCTCGCATTGATTCACATGACTTTCACCCGCTTAATGAAGATGGATCATTTACGAGTGATCGCGTCTTAGCGAAGCATGGCGTTAGCGACCTCGCGAACAATGATTGGAAAGTACGCCTGTTGGCACTACGTGATTTGACGCGTTCGCTGCCCCAACAGCTGGATGCCGTTATTTTGGGACTGGAGCATGACGATCCGCACGTACGGCAAATTGCGGCGGCAGCTTTAGGGATCGCTCGTCAAAAAGCGGCCACCAAGGCACTACAAAATGTTCTGAATAGCGACCCGCTGGCACTTGTTCGCTCGCAGGCGGCGATGTCGCTAGGCCAATTGGAGTCGTCGGAGTCGCTTGAATTTTTACGCCAGGCTTTTGAGCAAGACCAATCGCGTGACGTTCGCCACCAATGTGAACTAGCGATCGATCAGATTGAGAAGCAACTTGGTGCCACCGAGTCGCAACTTTCCGCCTTCCGAGCATTAGACGAGTCTGCGTTTGAACAGGTCCAAGTCGGCCAGCCAGCTCCAGATTTCACCTTAAGTGACACCGATGGAACGCCCTGGCAACTGAAGCACGCTGGCGACGGCAAATGGGTGGTATTGATTTGGATTTTTGCCGATTGGTGTCCCGTTTGTCACGGAGAGTTTAACGATTTATTGTCAATGAAAGAGGAGTTTGAGGATGCCAATGCGGTCGTGGCAACCATCGAATGTCACGATCGCTATCGCTGTCGATTGATGGTTGGAAAAGAAAAAGAGGCCGACTATTGGTTTTCCAAAAGCTCGTTTCAGGATAAATATCAGCGATCCATCTGGTGGCCCCACTTAAGCGATCTGGCTGGCGGGATCGGTGCTCAGTACGGCGTCGACCCGATGTCATTTGCCGTGCACGCCGAATATGTAAACAGACCGTCCACAATCATTATTGATCCTCAGGGCCGCGTGCGACTGGCCTACTACGGAACCTTCTGGGGCGATCGCCCGTCAATGCACGAAACACTGCAGATGATCAAGTCTGAAGAATTTGACTTTGAGCATCCCAGACGTCTCAAGTGA
- a CDS encoding S1 family peptidase, whose protein sequence is MNQFKCRLRKTLAIILLVTLVTAGNRSNAESPLPVPDFQLSQRAVPIGGLSQLSSASRGADETWKPEVNRDQAKQTAKNIYARCAPAIVVVRDDTGHGTGFLMGKDGWIVTNRHVVNSAGIFIRNGRRIVMVHFGRLNDGLMELDKKAYPAFVYATDERRDLALLELAEKPEYLPTIEPLTPATKTPLPTDICTSIGHPSSGMLWTARRGEISGVGMWPNEHIDTMIASLVQTDADAKPAATSLPQRKVLLSTCPINPGDSGGPILDRDGAVVGVTFGIPRNKNTNYSADKFSYHVHVEELVQFIKDRPTEAEVVVPSTFDGAKISELVDSNDDDVWDTWLMGSEPGKSTTGYMIDLDQDSKRTFKEKYVEDPEQRSQWDFEFAVTKLGQVRTFYDTDNDGNVDLILTDVDGDSVSDLCIAKKGEVWRIDPREGQAMIDATLYADPKLSESLSAHFSND, encoded by the coding sequence ATGAATCAATTCAAATGTCGGCTAAGGAAAACGCTGGCGATCATCCTGCTGGTGACCCTCGTGACCGCAGGGAACCGATCGAACGCCGAGTCTCCCCTTCCAGTCCCTGATTTTCAACTGTCGCAGCGCGCAGTGCCAATCGGAGGACTGTCGCAACTCTCCAGTGCAAGTCGGGGTGCGGACGAAACCTGGAAGCCTGAGGTCAACAGAGACCAGGCGAAACAGACCGCGAAAAACATCTATGCAAGGTGTGCGCCGGCGATCGTTGTGGTTCGAGATGACACGGGGCATGGAACGGGGTTCCTGATGGGTAAGGACGGCTGGATTGTCACCAACCGACACGTGGTCAACAGTGCCGGGATCTTCATCCGCAATGGTCGTCGCATCGTGATGGTTCATTTTGGACGGCTCAATGATGGCTTGATGGAATTGGACAAGAAGGCTTATCCCGCGTTTGTTTACGCTACGGATGAACGACGGGATCTTGCGTTGCTTGAACTCGCGGAGAAGCCCGAGTACCTCCCCACCATTGAACCGCTCACGCCCGCAACCAAAACGCCTTTGCCGACCGACATTTGTACGTCCATCGGGCATCCATCATCTGGGATGTTATGGACAGCTCGTCGTGGTGAAATCTCCGGTGTTGGCATGTGGCCTAACGAACACATCGACACCATGATCGCCTCCCTTGTTCAAACCGATGCAGATGCGAAACCGGCGGCCACATCGCTGCCGCAGCGAAAAGTTCTGTTGTCTACGTGCCCAATCAACCCCGGCGATTCGGGAGGACCGATTCTTGACCGCGATGGTGCGGTCGTCGGTGTGACCTTCGGCATCCCACGAAACAAAAACACCAACTATTCGGCCGACAAGTTCTCATACCACGTTCACGTGGAAGAGTTAGTTCAGTTCATCAAGGATCGACCAACGGAAGCTGAAGTCGTGGTGCCCAGCACGTTCGATGGTGCCAAAATTAGTGAATTGGTCGACTCCAACGATGATGATGTTTGGGACACATGGTTGATGGGAAGTGAACCGGGAAAGTCAACGACCGGCTACATGATCGACTTGGACCAGGATTCCAAACGCACCTTCAAGGAAAAGTATGTCGAGGATCCCGAGCAAAGATCGCAATGGGATTTTGAGTTTGCCGTTACCAAATTGGGCCAAGTCCGCACCTTTTACGACACCGACAATGATGGAAATGTCGACTTGATTTTGACTGATGTCGACGGTGACTCCGTATCGGACCTCTGCATCGCGAAGAAGGGCGAAGTCTGGCGCATTGACCCCCGTGAAGGCCAAGCAATGATCGACGCGACGCTTTACGCTGATCCCAAATTATCGGAATCGCTTTCGGCCCACTTTTCCAACGACTAA
- a CDS encoding caspase family protein: MGQLKLSFLVTLCLVGSVHAQDGSVPAPAINAAPSRPAPVEGEALGIDPQLKTRGDLRLAPTKFSPVYRKKWALIVGVNYANRGEERELSSKNAAALPSLNNAVKDAQEVSTVLREYYAFEEQNVIELLEADATFSAIDSALGSLCNVEEVDEEDCVFVFFSGHGVRSVRGTSFLAHDVHLAAGSPVSGHLRLEEIVRRLEDCPAKHKLLVLDHCYSGDVFNNNFQAQSVQDRADRGLLREPAFQAMASCRATQVALDAGKNNQGHSPFTAALIDGLTRLPANGKRSDAIGTTKLASYIATTFDVATQKPECRNLDTTDGEFSFWPAAGVSFEKFRVNAGDRNMLNAMTSRHGDWWFNERPWFIPGVRTLILNQLADAQDLPRAAITDRHIDEVALRIAAQKAFDGKGSDHDSTQRHYELLMTTQGTNKFQDALRTIRDELLQMTTVEDSAPNNSVHVRPEELHLLAIMQHALKESDSAHESYRRAEAAYDEQKKTGNTRFRISSALCCADHGELLLEEMGKAYEAAEKFREAESGIRTLTEERDAGAVFRMTVLCREASAYLRINRWKGANQLLLSALELTEPFASDSYFAAQVHRNRAWAQIIQWKMQEAKGSFEKSNQILASLFENEREDDGESASDADLVPPPALESDGIPLAQRPFRGLKSFKAFHDSQDFASKLAYLHNLHGIAMAQRFRGHTLDASQNYRSLARHVEATYSDLTQTAATDTIRRMYVIRSINTQERLGDCNLFGDPDYIDLKEAIDDYRRSRNLVYQIAGVQRRQLEAVLLYKTALAQAMPSDIQDTQMAIEMCARADAMFELDEKEKIATGLYWALGKLTTPMVAVLDQKACSTDGEVPCEKPASALKDAILAARDKLGQHPHRDQLEILLFASRVLLEHSATQNRFAIAEDSDLLLSFCRLALASYHFDGDTVRSESTAYLRPYYDAVMRAKISIPGRKHVLDLLEIQAEATTGARYMKPEESHPILATYVLDDECYLLLDLPRGTSKAFPLASIYDNATIQAACYGKEQLTLPGEILGQLNRWLVQNKQRAQDGKASDSLQIDLRWIDPVRNLSPSLDLGDSNADDRYAAKYPQEDEAMLARGQCPFSLPRGFTDAATETVQSADASAAKPSGTVSASAKPAVDQNE, from the coding sequence ATGGGCCAACTGAAATTATCTTTTCTCGTTACGCTGTGCCTAGTCGGTTCGGTCCACGCACAAGATGGCAGCGTGCCTGCCCCGGCGATCAATGCTGCTCCGTCGCGGCCAGCTCCGGTTGAAGGGGAAGCCTTAGGGATTGACCCTCAATTGAAAACTCGTGGAGACCTCCGTCTCGCACCTACAAAATTCTCACCCGTTTATCGAAAGAAATGGGCATTGATCGTAGGCGTCAACTACGCCAACCGTGGTGAAGAACGGGAGTTATCTTCGAAGAACGCTGCGGCTCTTCCATCGCTCAACAATGCGGTCAAGGACGCTCAAGAGGTCTCGACGGTGCTTCGAGAATACTACGCATTCGAAGAGCAAAACGTAATTGAATTGCTCGAGGCGGACGCAACGTTTTCCGCGATCGACTCCGCTCTTGGCTCGTTGTGCAATGTCGAAGAGGTGGATGAGGAGGACTGCGTATTTGTGTTTTTCTCTGGCCATGGCGTGCGGTCGGTTCGAGGAACCTCGTTTTTGGCCCATGATGTTCACCTCGCCGCTGGATCTCCGGTTTCGGGCCATCTGCGACTTGAAGAAATTGTTCGACGATTGGAAGATTGTCCGGCAAAGCACAAACTGTTGGTTTTGGATCATTGCTATTCCGGCGACGTATTCAACAACAATTTCCAGGCGCAAAGTGTACAGGATCGTGCCGATCGCGGACTGTTGCGAGAACCGGCTTTCCAGGCAATGGCATCTTGCCGAGCGACGCAGGTGGCTCTTGACGCCGGAAAGAACAATCAAGGTCACTCGCCCTTTACCGCTGCACTTATCGACGGCCTAACGCGTTTGCCAGCCAATGGCAAACGCTCGGACGCCATCGGGACGACCAAACTCGCCTCATACATTGCAACCACGTTCGACGTCGCCACACAAAAGCCGGAGTGTCGCAATCTGGACACCACCGACGGCGAGTTTTCCTTTTGGCCCGCTGCGGGCGTCTCGTTTGAAAAATTCCGAGTTAATGCTGGTGACCGCAATATGCTGAATGCGATGACCAGTCGGCACGGTGACTGGTGGTTCAATGAGCGGCCTTGGTTCATCCCAGGAGTTCGCACGCTCATTTTGAACCAATTAGCAGACGCGCAAGATCTACCGCGAGCCGCGATCACCGATCGACATATTGATGAAGTGGCGCTGCGCATTGCGGCGCAAAAGGCATTCGATGGCAAAGGTTCCGATCACGACTCGACACAGCGACATTATGAATTATTGATGACGACGCAGGGAACAAATAAGTTTCAAGACGCGTTACGAACAATTCGCGATGAGTTGCTACAGATGACAACCGTCGAGGATTCGGCGCCCAACAATTCAGTTCACGTTCGGCCAGAGGAACTGCACCTATTGGCGATTATGCAGCATGCACTCAAGGAAAGCGACAGCGCTCATGAATCCTACCGTCGGGCGGAAGCCGCCTATGACGAACAGAAAAAGACGGGCAACACAAGGTTTCGTATTTCCTCGGCTCTGTGCTGTGCAGATCATGGCGAATTGTTGTTAGAGGAGATGGGAAAGGCCTACGAGGCTGCCGAAAAATTTCGTGAGGCGGAATCCGGCATACGGACGCTGACCGAGGAACGGGATGCGGGCGCGGTCTTTCGCATGACGGTGCTTTGCCGGGAAGCCAGTGCTTACCTGAGAATCAACCGCTGGAAGGGTGCAAATCAGTTGCTGCTCAGCGCTCTAGAACTGACCGAGCCGTTTGCTTCGGATAGCTACTTTGCTGCCCAAGTTCATCGCAATCGCGCCTGGGCCCAGATCATTCAGTGGAAGATGCAAGAGGCGAAGGGTTCGTTTGAGAAGTCGAACCAAATCCTGGCAAGCTTGTTTGAAAACGAACGTGAAGATGACGGCGAAAGCGCGAGTGATGCGGACTTGGTGCCTCCTCCGGCGCTAGAATCGGATGGCATCCCGCTAGCGCAACGTCCGTTTCGCGGTCTGAAGTCCTTTAAGGCGTTCCATGACTCTCAGGATTTCGCATCAAAACTGGCCTACCTACACAACCTGCACGGGATCGCGATGGCACAACGTTTCCGTGGCCACACGCTCGATGCTTCGCAGAACTATCGCTCGCTGGCCCGCCATGTCGAAGCTACGTACTCCGACCTGACTCAAACCGCCGCTACTGACACGATCCGACGGATGTACGTGATTCGTTCGATCAATACCCAGGAACGGCTTGGCGACTGCAACCTCTTCGGGGATCCAGACTATATCGACTTGAAGGAAGCAATCGACGACTACCGCCGTTCACGAAATCTCGTGTACCAGATAGCGGGAGTTCAGCGACGGCAATTGGAAGCCGTGCTGCTTTACAAGACAGCACTGGCTCAGGCAATGCCGTCCGATATCCAAGACACGCAAATGGCAATCGAAATGTGCGCCCGCGCCGATGCGATGTTTGAGCTCGACGAGAAAGAGAAAATTGCAACCGGACTGTATTGGGCACTGGGGAAATTGACCACACCCATGGTTGCTGTTCTCGATCAAAAAGCTTGCAGTACGGACGGCGAAGTTCCTTGTGAAAAACCAGCGTCCGCTCTTAAGGATGCAATCTTGGCGGCACGCGACAAGCTAGGGCAACACCCGCACCGTGACCAGCTTGAAATATTGCTATTCGCATCGAGGGTATTGCTGGAACACTCGGCAACACAGAATCGTTTCGCCATCGCGGAAGACTCCGATTTGCTACTCAGCTTTTGCAGGCTCGCACTTGCTTCTTATCACTTTGACGGTGACACGGTGCGAAGTGAGTCCACGGCGTATCTACGTCCCTATTACGACGCTGTGATGCGAGCCAAAATTTCTATTCCTGGACGCAAACACGTTCTGGATTTGCTTGAGATCCAAGCCGAAGCCACGACAGGGGCTCGCTACATGAAGCCCGAAGAGAGTCATCCCATCCTTGCGACTTACGTGCTAGATGATGAATGCTATCTCTTGCTCGACCTGCCGCGAGGAACCAGCAAGGCATTTCCGCTAGCCAGCATTTACGACAACGCCACCATCCAGGCCGCGTGCTATGGCAAAGAACAATTGACTTTGCCCGGTGAAATTCTTGGGCAGCTCAACCGCTGGTTAGTTCAAAACAAGCAACGTGCTCAGGATGGCAAGGCCTCCGATTCGTTGCAAATCGATCTGCGATGGATTGATCCGGTTCGGAACTTGAGTCCCTCTCTCGATCTAGGCGATAGCAATGCGGATGATCGCTATGCAGCAAAATATCCACAAGAAGACGAAGCTATGCTCGCGCGCGGCCAGTGTCCGTTCAGCTTGCCACGCGGATTTACGGACGCCGCCACGGAAACGGTCCAATCGGCAGACGCCTCCGCAGCGAAACCTTCTGGAACGGTGTCGGCTTCGGCCAAACCCGCCGTTGACCAGAATGAGTGA
- a CDS encoding serine/threonine protein kinase, giving the protein MRLSPEEMESNDKQKVMLERDAAKLLSEPASVSAEWVEACWDEMRSRCEAGVTFSADNYLSLLQSPSEEVAVDLIYGEYVTRVQAGQSVDTEELLSRHRTYADAISRQLAIEDAIADLDKDDNIPDSKIISLPFENIGRYRLIARIGAGTQAAVFRAHDPNLRRDVVIKLQNPDATGAASEFAAAEAVIRANLEHPALAPVIDTGEVEGRHYIVSRYVDAMTFSQWVTIRRPSRETIADVVSQISTAIGHAHKRGVLHLDIKPDNVLIDASDKPYVIDFGLASMSRSNQSIGDDPDAIRGTLPFMSPEQASGESSRLSSATDVFGIGSLLYLAICGHPPYQGASLADLADIQACRWDHQSLADAGSSTRLQAIAKQAMSADPANRFRDAESLADELRKIATPQRKSLSLFPWGSGGAIAASMIALFFILPRPEPLSTTPIAPLSVLVQSDGGDFLPIQEAGSEVRTGDKIRIVGAVPTGQAAVLFNIAPTGELQVLSEHEKDRSDAWISYPSQDTLSLPLEGAPGTEIVGLAIGEDCVVIRAILNDNFSANPIIPLPTIVSSFRKRYDSDWSVRPGSNASIAQAGIPGLDQLAGETRAIGLPVTTDRNIDVVQAHLSELISNLQQSKITIEIIAFPHGNK; this is encoded by the coding sequence ATGAGACTGTCCCCAGAGGAAATGGAGTCGAACGACAAGCAAAAGGTCATGCTAGAGCGAGACGCCGCCAAACTGCTATCCGAACCGGCAAGCGTGTCAGCCGAGTGGGTCGAAGCTTGCTGGGACGAAATGCGTTCGCGCTGCGAAGCTGGCGTGACCTTTTCCGCCGACAACTATCTTTCGTTGCTCCAATCGCCGTCAGAAGAAGTGGCGGTCGATCTGATCTATGGCGAATACGTTACTCGCGTCCAAGCGGGTCAGTCCGTTGACACAGAGGAGTTGCTATCTCGTCATCGAACCTATGCTGATGCGATCAGCCGGCAACTGGCGATCGAAGATGCAATTGCTGATTTGGATAAGGACGACAACATCCCGGACAGCAAAATAATATCTCTGCCATTTGAGAATATCGGTCGTTATCGGCTAATCGCACGAATAGGGGCCGGAACCCAGGCGGCAGTTTTCCGAGCGCACGATCCCAATTTACGACGCGATGTCGTGATCAAGCTACAAAATCCGGACGCGACAGGGGCAGCCAGCGAATTCGCCGCCGCCGAGGCTGTGATTCGGGCAAATCTTGAGCACCCAGCCTTGGCCCCAGTGATTGACACAGGGGAAGTCGAGGGCCGTCACTACATCGTCAGTCGTTACGTCGATGCGATGACGTTTTCGCAGTGGGTGACGATACGACGTCCTTCTCGAGAAACCATTGCTGATGTCGTGAGCCAAATCTCCACGGCAATCGGGCATGCCCACAAGCGTGGTGTTTTGCACTTAGACATCAAGCCCGACAATGTTCTGATTGACGCAAGCGACAAGCCCTACGTCATTGACTTTGGCTTGGCGAGTATGAGCCGGTCGAACCAATCCATTGGAGATGATCCCGACGCCATTCGCGGCACACTACCGTTCATGTCCCCGGAGCAGGCATCAGGGGAATCGTCGCGTTTGTCGTCGGCGACGGACGTTTTTGGTATTGGTTCGCTTCTATATCTGGCGATCTGTGGCCACCCGCCTTACCAAGGTGCCAGTCTTGCCGACCTTGCCGACATCCAAGCGTGTCGATGGGACCACCAGAGCTTAGCGGATGCCGGTTCAAGCACTCGTCTGCAAGCGATCGCGAAACAGGCAATGTCAGCGGATCCGGCAAATCGCTTTCGAGATGCCGAGTCGCTCGCTGACGAACTGCGGAAGATCGCGACACCGCAACGTAAGAGTCTTAGCCTGTTCCCGTGGGGGAGTGGCGGAGCAATCGCGGCTTCGATGATCGCTTTGTTTTTCATACTGCCCCGCCCGGAACCTTTGTCGACAACGCCAATCGCACCCCTCAGTGTTCTGGTTCAATCCGATGGGGGTGACTTCTTGCCGATTCAAGAAGCCGGATCGGAAGTGCGCACGGGGGATAAGATCCGGATCGTTGGTGCCGTGCCAACCGGACAAGCCGCAGTTCTGTTTAACATCGCTCCAACCGGTGAACTGCAGGTGCTCAGCGAGCACGAAAAAGACCGCTCTGACGCTTGGATCAGCTACCCATCCCAAGACACCCTGTCTCTGCCTTTAGAAGGGGCGCCGGGAACTGAAATCGTCGGCTTAGCAATTGGTGAAGATTGCGTCGTGATCCGCGCCATCCTCAACGATAACTTCTCAGCCAACCCGATAATTCCGCTGCCGACAATCGTATCATCATTCCGGAAACGATACGATTCGGATTGGTCCGTTCGCCCCGGCTCAAACGCATCAATAGCCCAGGCGGGAATTCCCGGACTTGATCAACTTGCCGGCGAGACACGTGCGATTGGGTTACCGGTGACGACTGACAGGAATATTGACGTTGTTCAAGCACATTTGTCTGAACTGATTTCCAATCTACAGCAGAGCAAGATCACCATCGAAATCATCGCATTTCCGCACGGAAACAAATGA
- a CDS encoding RNA polymerase sigma factor — MTSSDFDHLISRLKAADEHAAAQIVKSFETEIRRFIRFRLKTSRMKRLVESVDICQSVFAKFFVDLQREAVCPQSPDQLKALLMTMAKNKLVDKARYHQGGKRDIRRVEAEADIALQRTGDGYRTPASVLADHETLAQFRNHLSEEDRELVEARMQGEGWAELASRTGTTADAMRHRVSRAIKDAASKLGAMA, encoded by the coding sequence ATGACTTCATCGGACTTCGACCATCTGATCTCTCGCCTGAAGGCAGCCGATGAGCATGCCGCCGCTCAAATTGTCAAATCATTCGAGACGGAAATCCGTCGGTTCATCCGATTTCGGCTCAAAACCTCTCGAATGAAGCGGCTAGTTGAGTCGGTTGATATTTGCCAGTCCGTTTTTGCCAAGTTTTTCGTTGATCTCCAGAGAGAGGCTGTCTGTCCGCAGTCTCCGGATCAACTCAAGGCGCTTCTGATGACAATGGCAAAGAACAAACTGGTCGATAAGGCGAGATACCACCAAGGTGGAAAGCGAGACATTCGCCGCGTGGAAGCCGAGGCCGACATTGCGTTGCAGCGAACCGGCGACGGCTACCGCACCCCAGCCAGCGTCTTGGCCGATCACGAGACGCTGGCTCAGTTTCGTAACCATTTGTCCGAGGAAGACCGGGAACTGGTGGAAGCCAGAATGCAAGGCGAAGGCTGGGCCGAACTCGCGTCGCGTACCGGAACTACCGCTGACGCAATGCGACATCGTGTTTCGCGTGCGATCAAAGATGCGGCAAGCAAATTGGGAGCAATGGCATGA